Proteins encoded within one genomic window of Vanrija pseudolonga chromosome 3, complete sequence:
- the Ctsd gene encoding Cathepsin D, protein MVALAPLLSLLPLLATGVLASPVPEPDPFAIARPQSPAAKPPTDSVKSAIQGFALPLHLPPGAAKRERQKRDGKQGNPLDLLAAQAFVAHRYGADNAHELRDLVHAHAKRQSNGAVSLQNNNLDASYSGDVSIGTPPQDFQLILDTGSSDLWVGSSSCDSCNSNKFDSSKSSTFNNLNASFSISYGSGDASGTLAQDTVSMAGYKVASQTFAVVSKHSAALIGDATSGIMGLSWQALSYSKASPFWATLAQSSAWQDKLFAFYLKRWRDVAGANNVESDGGVANFGYLDSSLYTGDVTYVDVGSNPQYWQIPMSQITVQGQQISLSGSNNAAIDTGTTLIGGPADVVKNIYAAIPGSRQMTGNYANYYEYPCTTSVNIQLNFGGFPVQIGDGDFNLGRYSSDKSFCTGAIFQQTLSSNSPVQWIVGATALKNTYTVFRYSPPAVGFAKLAGAATQSTTVATAIPTAAVPGLGDPQPANVTDPGTTSTTSTNTTSSTATSTTPTPHVVIETATASAGAGGAGGAGGAGGAGGAGGAGGQPGQPGQSGQPGQAASNNAKSAANAVSAPLAFTLAASAFGALAFSLAA, encoded by the exons ATGGTggccctcgcccccctcctctccctccttccCCTCCTCGCGACTGGCGTCCTTGCCAGCCCCGTCCCCGAGCCCGACCCGTTCGCCATCGCTCGTCCTCAGTCGCCTGCGGCAAAGCCCCCGACCGACTCCGTCAAGAGCGCTATCCAGGGCttcgccctccccctccaccttccgcccggcgccgcgaagcgcgagcgccagaAGCGTGACGGCAAGCAGGGCAacccgctcgacctgctcgcggcgcaggctTTCGTCGCCCATCGCTACGGCGCCGACAATGCCCACGAGCTCCGCGACCTTGTCCACGCTCACGCGAAGCGCCAGTCTAACGGCGCCGTGTCCCTCCA GAACAACAACCTCGATGCGTCGTACTCTGGCGACGTGAGCATTGGTACTCCGCCTCAAGACTTCCAGCTTATCCTCGACACGGGCTCGTCGGATCTCTGggtcggctcgtcgtcgtgcgacTCTTGCAACAGCAACAAGTTTGACTCTTCCAAGTCGAGCACGTTCAACAACCTCAACGCTTCGTTCAGCATTAGCTATGGCTCGGGCGACGCCTCGGGCACCCTCGCTCAGGACACGGTCTCGATGGCCGGCTACAAGGTCGCGTCTCAGACCTTTGCCGTCGTGTCCAAGCACTCGGCCGCCCTCAttggcgacgcgacgagcggcatCATGGGTCTCAGCTGGCAGGCGCTCTCCTACTCCAAGGCGTCGCCCTTCTGGGCTACGCTTGCCCAGTCCAGCGCGTGGCAGGACAAGCTCTTCGCCTTCTACCTCAAGCGCTGGCGTGATGTGGCGGGCGCCAACAATGTCGAGTCTGACGGTGGTGTCGCCAACTTTGGCTACCTCGACTCTTCGCTCTACACTGGCGATGTCACCTACGTTGACGTTGGCTCCAACCCTCAGTACTGGCAGATCCCCATGAGCCAGATCACGGTGCAGGGCCAGCAGATCTCGCTCAGCGGCTCGAACAATGCCGCCATCGACACTGGCACCACCTTGATCGGTGGCCCCGCCGACGTTGTCAAGAACATCTACGCTGCCATTCCCGGCTCTCGCCAGATGACGGGCAACTACGCCAACTACTACGAGTACCCCTGCACGACCTCGGTCAACATCCAGCTCAACTTTGGCGGCTTCCCCGTCCAGATTGGCGACGGTGACTTCAACCTCGGCCGCTACTCGAGCGACAAGAGCTTCTGCACTGGTGCCATTTTCCAGCAGACCCTGTCGAGCAACTCGCCTGTGCAGTGGATTGTCGGTGCCACGGCCCTCAAGAACACGTACACCGTGTTCCGCTACTCGCCCCCGGCTGTTGGCTTTGCCAagctcgctggcgccgccacgcagtcgacgacggtggctACTGCCATTCCGACGGCTGCCGTCCCTGGTCTTGGTGACCCGCAGCCCGCCAACGTCACCGACCCTGgaaccacctcgacgacctctaCCAACACCACGTCGTCCAcggccacctcgaccaccccgaccccgcaCGTCGTCATTGAGACGGCTACCGCTTCGgccggtgctggtggtgccggaggtgctggcggtgcaggtggtgctggcggtgctggcggcgctggtggccagCCTGGTCAGCCTGGTCAGTCGGGCCAGCCGGGCCAGGCGGCCTCCAACAACGCCAAGTCGGCTGCCAACGCTGTCTCGGCTCCTCTTGCCTTCACCCTGGCTGCCTCCGCGTtcggcgccctcgccttcTCGCTCGCGGCTTAG
- the cdc13_0 gene encoding G2/mitotic-specific cyclin cdc13, which yields MASGIPTRRATRRVDENAPPAQNTIATRTRSAGAAATSSAPSTATSIPVMKRTSSTLAGSAPSSRNNAADGKPSSSAVDGKAQAGKLATKRRAALGELPLASDNGPKEGLKGKAPAGAERRPLGTTQSQQPLRATRGSQPSVTDAKALDSKTAATKRKVGTTSTTTRRGPLSRTHSNASLETASTSTSTSTHTARRVLKATASLPEVGQPAPKRLRASSGTPEDVFGPTHYDEDNKEFELATVRLSPKRKAKDAGWTDLDAEDEGDPSMVSEYVVDAFKYMMEIEKNTMANPDYMDQQDELQWKMRAILIDWIIEVHSKFRLLPETLLIATNLIDRFLSVRLVSLVKFQLVGLTALFVAAKYEEVICPSITHFLHMTDGGYEVDEILRAERYLLSTLEFDLSYPNPLHFLRRVSKADGYDVHARTVAKFFIEISCVEHRLLPYPPSMLAAGAMWLARLCLDRGPWHANMVHYSGYSQAEVLPCAQVMLDYVVSKSLDTSSAFYKKYASKKHLKASVFVCDWAIHRWPQSHKGNSPEQGRELEAEFGDDLPAPPPVTP from the exons ATGGCCAGCGGCATCCCC ACCCGTCGCGCTACCCGTCGCGTTGATGAGAATGCCCCTCCGGCCCAAAACACCATAGCCACCCGTACTCGTTCagcaggcgccgccgcgacaagCAGTGCACCATCAACAGCAACCTCGATCCCCGTCATGAAGCGCACAAGCTCGACCCTCGCCGGAAGtgcgccttcctcgcgcaacaacgccgccgacggcaagcccTCCTCATCAGCagtcgacggcaaggcgcAAGCCGGCAAGCTGGCCAccaagcgccgcgctgccctTGGTGAACTGCCCCTTGCATCGGACAATGGACCAAAGGAGGGtctcaagggcaaggctcCTGCAGGCGCCGAGCGTCGTCCCCTCGGAACTACCCAGTCGCAACAGCCTCTCCGCGCTACTCGGGGATCACAGCCTTCGGTCACAGACGCAAAGGCTCTTGACAGCAAGACTGCCGCTACCAAGCGCAAGGTCGGCACTACCTCTACCACCACGCGCCGTGGCCCATTATCACGAACCCACTCCAACGCGTCCCTCGAAACAGCATCCACTTCCACCTCAACCTCTACCCACACCGCCCGTCGTGTCCTCAAGGCGACTGCCTCGCTTCCAGAAGTCGGCCAGCCCGCGCCCAAGCGGCTACGCGCATCATCTGGAACACCAGAAGATGTGTTTGGCCCAACCCACTACGATGAGGACAACAAGGAGTTTGAGCTTGCCACCGTCCGCCTCAGCCCCAAGCGCAAGGCAAAGGACGCGGGGTGgaccgacctcgacgccgaggacgagggcgacccGAGCATGGTCAGCGAGTatgtcgtcgacgccttcAAGTACATGATGGAGATTGAG AAGAACACGATGGCCAACCCCGACTACATGGACCAGCAGGACGAGCTGCAGTGGAAGATGCGCGCGATTCTCATCGACTGGATCATCGAGGTCCACTCCAAGTTCCGCCTACTTCCCGAGACGCTCCTCATTGCGACCAACCTCATCGACCGCTTCCTCTCAGTGAGGCTAGTCTCCCTGGTCAAGttccagctcgtcggcttGACCGCCCTCTTCGTCGCCGCAAAGTACGAGGAAGTCATCTGCCCTTCCATCACCCACTTCCTTCACATGACCGACGGCGGTTACGAGGTCGACGAAATTttgcgcgccgagcgatACCTTCTCTCCACCCTCGAGTTTGACCTGTCCTACCCCAACCCGCTTCACTTCCTCAGACGCGTTTCCAAGGCGGACGGCTACGATGTCCACGCCCGCACGGTCGCAAAGTTCTTCATTGAAATTTCGTGTGTCGAGCACCGATTGCTCCCCTACCCACCATCAATGCTCGCAGCAGGTGCCATGTGGCTCGCCCGCCTGTGCTTGGACCGCGGACCATGGCACGCCAACATGGTGCACTACTCTGGCTATTCGCAGGCCGAGGTCCTGCCCTGTGCCCAAGTCATGCTCGACTATGTGGTCAGCAAGTCGCTGGACACGTCTTCGGCCTTTTACAAGAAGTATGCCAGCAAG AAACACCTCAAGGCCTCGGTCTTTGTCTGCGACTGGGCAATCCACCGCTGGCCCCAGTCTCACAAGGGCAACTCGCCCGAGCAGGgacgcgagctcgaggccgagtttggcgacgacctccctgcccctcctcctgTGACGCCATGA
- the fer1 gene encoding Iron multicopper oxidase fer1 → MVAKALLAALPLVGLAQAAVIEHWWNITYVDNVNPDGLFPRRVIGVNGSWPPPPLWSNHGDKIIVHATNGLGVDSIPTALHAHGMIFNGTNYYDGAVGITQCGIPNGYTLDYEIDTVHNQGTYWIHGHYSGQYVDGLRAPNIILPANGTGRTDNVTWDDEYVIIASDWYHRQHDDMVKNEFLNWRNPTGAEPVPESALIYIAKDGKYLHTNQEISSGVGNNDNATITFEPGKTYRIRVIAMTALTMFHFGIEDHDMQIIEIDGTEIVPYPIDTIAISAAQRYSILVTAKNQTDKNYAMMFMQDPEMYDKVPDDLVLNNTVQIVYNSANEAPKPVIYESWAMINETDMHPMIQQASFQPDVQFTLHAVFDTFDDGTNRASWSLDDGFQNSTFQSPKVPTIFSALSMGEDATQHQVYGAQTNAIPLKHGDVVELKVHNWDSGHHPFHLHGHTFQVIEKSFDVTSDDPVINPQIVDDQKNPIHRDTITIPPGGMVVLRFIADNPGAWFFHCHIDWHLTSGLAVVFIEAPDVMQKTLTVPQQMYDHCKFFKQATSGNVVGLNSTTDFKGQPWGPFPLKMNWTPKAIGAMAGCILTAIIGFLTVVWYGTGELNEEEIEEEVRRHVEAKQHKKPLWKKLTGSRTE, encoded by the exons ATGGTCGCAAAGGCTCTCCTCGCGGCCTtgcccctcgtcggcctcgcccaggccgccgtcatcgagCACTGGTGGAACATCACCTACGTTGACAATGTCAACCCCGACGGC CTCTTCCCCCGCCGTGTCATTGGTGTTAATGGCTCGTGGCC CCCACCCCCGCTCTGGTCGAACCACGGTGACAAGATCATTGTCCATGCCAccaacggcctcggcgtcgactcgATCCCGACcgcgctgcacgcgcacGGCATGATCTTCAACGGCACCAACTACTACGACGGAGCCGTCGGCATCACCCAGTGTGGTATCCCCAACGGCTACACACTCGACTACGAGATCGACACTGTCCACAAC CAGGGAACATACTGGATCCACGGCCACTACTCGGGCCAGTACGTCGATGGTCTCCGTGCTC CCAACATCATCCTCCCCGCCAACGGCACTGGACGAACGGATAATGTCACCTGGGACGACGAGTATGTTATCATTGCGTCCGACTGGTaccaccgccagcacgaCGACATGGTCAAGAACGAGTTCTTGAACTGGAGGAACCCCACCGGTGCCGAGCCTGTGCCCGAGTCTGCTCTCATCTACAttgccaaggacggcaagtACCTGCACACCAACCAGGAGATCTCGAGCGGTGTCGGAAACAATGACAACGCGACCATCACGTTTGAGCCCGGAAAGACGTACCGCATCCGTGTCATTGCCATGACTGCGCTCACCATGTTCCACTTCGGCATCGAGGACCACGACATGCAGATCATCGAGATTGACGGTACCGAGATTGTTCCTTACCCCATCGACACGATTGCCATCTCGGCCGCTCAGCGCTACTCGATCCTCGTCACGGCCAAGAACCAGACCGACAAGAACTACGCCATGATGTTCATGCAGGACCCGGAGATGTACGACAAGGTTCCCGatgacctcgtcctcaacaACACTGTCCAGATTGTCTACAACTCGGCCAATGAGGCGCCCAAGCCCGTCATCTACGAGAGCTGGGCCATGATCAACGAGACGGACATGCACCCCATGATCCAGCAGGCGTCGTTCCAGCCCGACGTCCAGTTCACCCTTCACGCCGTTTTCGACACGTTTGACGACGGCACCAAccgcgcgtcgtggtcgctcgacgacggcttcCAGAACTCGACCTTCCAGTCGCCCAAGGTCCCCACCATCTTCTCGGCGCTGAGcatgggcgaggacgcgACCCAGCACCAGGTCTACGGCGCCCAGACGAACGCCATCCCTCTCAAGCACGGCGACGTTGTCGAGCTCAAGGTGCACAACTGGGACTCTGGACACCACCCGTTCCATCTCCACGGCCACACTTTCCAGGTCATTGAGAAGTCGTTTGACGTGACCTCGGACGACCCGGTCATCAACCCCCAgattgtcgacgaccagAAGAACCCCATTCACCGCGACACGATCACCATTCCTCCTGGAGGCATGGTCGTCCTCCGCTTCATTGCCGACAACCCAGGCGCGTGGTTCTTCCACTGCCACATTGACTGGCACTTGACGTCTGGTCTTGCCGTCGTCTTTATCGAGGCACCCGACGTCATGCAGAAGACCCTCACGGTCCCTCAGCAGATGTACGACCACTGCAAGTTCTTCAAGCAGGCCACGAGCGGCAACGTTGTCGGCCTCAACTCGACCACCGACTTCAAGGGCCAGCCATGGGGCCCCTTCCCGCTCAAGATGAACTGGACTCCCAAGGCCATTGGCGCCATGGCCGGCTGCATCCTGACTGCCATCATTGGCTTCCTCACGGTTGTCTGGTACGGCACGGGCGAGCtcaacgaggaggagattgaggaggaggtccgccgccacgtcgaggccaagcagcACAAGAAGCCTCTGTGGAAGAAGCTCACCGGTAGCCGCACCGAGTAG